The DNA window CTGAATGTGTTTTAGTGCTAACATGTGGAGCTCACAGAACATGTATCCCAgcagctggtttaaatcttgcTGACTGAAGCTGAAGTCTTGCCCCAACATTAACAAAGAGGAAGTTGAAACACACAGCGGACGGCCGTGGCTTCCTCCTGAGCAGAGAGACTCCATCTTGAGCTGTTAACATAATTTAGACCAGCAGAGATGATGACCTACGATTGTTTCATTGTATTGTTTCTATTAATTTTCCTTAGAAATTGCAGATATGCGTTCAATAATaacaagaaggaaaaagtgACGAGGACACAGTGACAAAGTATATTAGCAAGATAAAGACATATTGTGAAGGTCAGACAACATAAAACAGACTACAAGGATCAATAAAACCACATGGGCAAAACAATAAGAGCCAGATTTATTGAAGAGGgcatttttgtaaaatgtttcCATGTGTTTATTGTACACatgcacaacactttttggtttaaaaggGAACTTTTTATAAATCTAGAATCACCGCTGCCCATGGATgtgtgactccgcccaccagtccagtgtctctgacagtctccatccatgtcagtgaaaacatggatgcttcacacacagaagatctatacaatcagcacagtgtcaagattagagtcaccaattcagtatctgaccaaatgtctccccttctgttcctgagatatgatgttaaaacatgatgatgtcacagtcaagctgacccttgactgtgacatcattcatcattcattattttatcctgttagataTTAATGTAAAGTTTAATTAGTGTAATTAGTGTGTGGATTCTTGagtcatggccaaaaacatatcttgtgaggtcacactgaccttcaaccacaaaatacTAAtgagtttattcttcagtccaaggggacgtttgtgtcaaatttcaagaaattccctttagctcagtggttcccaactggtccggcCACGAGGTCCatatttctccttagtcattagttcaaggtccacacagtttaatgcattcagcatcatacttgagTTTGTCCATGTCttcagctagtttgctgtctctgtcaagtagctgtccattagtcactcactttacaggaaacggcacttcaaaataaaagctctgtgccggaaattcattGCACTTAgagattaaatgtgttttgtcaAACTTGACACaattgtgagtcacttgcagtcctcTCAGGATGAACCTGCGACCCACTtatggaccacgacccaccagttgggaacaaTTGCTTCAGCTGtacttgagatattgtgttcatcaGAATGAAATAGATagatggtcacagtgaccttgacctttgactcttgaacaccaaaatctaatgagtTCATCCTCGAGTCCATTCgcacaacattaaaaaaaaaatccctcaaagcgttcttgagatatgacgCTCATAAGAATGGGACATACATATGTACGGACAAACAACcctaaaaacataatgcctctggccacagctgttGCCAGCGCAGAGACATGAtaaatgtcacatgacatggtTTTTACTTGTGTGGTGACAGATCGTtgattaaagggaaacttcactgATCTTTGTATATTTATCGAATAGAAACAATTAAACATCCAAAATTAGCTGACAGATGAACtaatacagaaaaaataatcCAGCCTTAGTTTTTACTCTTCATGAGTCTTCGTTGTGCATTAATGACCCTCTGTGTGTCTAACATGTAATTAAACTCAATAAGGAACCAGATCAGACTCTGCAGATGAACCAAGAACAAACAACGCTCTTCCTTTTTCTTCAGAACCTGAACTCAACTGTGGATATGTCATCAAACACATGGTGCAACTGTTTTTGGTCTTGTACCTCCAGGCTGGCGTGGGAAAGGAACCAGCCGCTGACACACCTCCCTCACCTTAAGCAAGGTTTGAACACGTGAGCTGACACACTCCATAAAAGCCTGCGTTCGGCCCCGCAGGGTTCACACTGTTGGTCACGATGAGGGTCCTGCTCGCACTCACCGCGCTGTTCGTGGCCGTTCTCGGCAAGGAGACATTTGAGGGGTAAGTGGGCCTGAAAGAGCCTCTCACTGCTGTGTAGGGTGGAGGTCATCTGGATATATGTGTGCAAGAATTATGAATCAATATGTAGTGCCAATAATAGCACCTTTATTTAAACTAAATGCATCCAGATGATTCCTGTCAATATGAACTGCTCCAAGTGGTAACTTACATTTAACTTATAATAAATGCaatagcttttatttttgtgagGATGTTTATTAGACCGTGCAGCATCAGAACAATGTAAGGGGTGGGTTTGGTTTCAACACATGAGATGGAGGGTTAATTTCCAGCAATCAGGtgtttatgcaccaatttgtgtcttttcttcATCAATTTATAATTTAAATGTCTCTAATTCAAACTTGAAGGTCTAACAAATGCacaaatgcccccccccccccccccccccccccccctaaaaAAATCTTTACCCTTGGCATGTATGATGCAAATTTTGAGTGTCAACCTTGAGAAATCTGTCCTCACCTCATGTGTGCCAACTTCTCTGTTGGTCTGGGGTCTTGAGTCAAAGGATGTTTTAACATTGTGGTCGTGGTTTCGCAGGCATCAGGTGCTTCGCATTGTTGCAAAGGATGAGGGCCAGCTGTCTCTCATTAAGGCCCTGGAGGACATGAGCGAGTTCGAGGTCATTTATCTTTCACTTACCATCATTCTAAATTCattctaaaataaaaatgtaagaggaaaaatgtaagAGCAAAGCATTAAATGAGTGACAAATCTCTAAAgatgtcagtgttttctttcagcTGGACTTCTGGAGGGGAGTTACCGATGTGTCCACCCCTGTGGATATCAGAGTTCCTTTCCACAGCCTGCAGTCCGTCAAAATCCACCTGGAGGGTCAGGACATCGAGTACTCCGTCATGATCGAGGACCTTCAGGTATGAGACCTGCAAACAGATTCAGATTCTCAAGTCCAGGCTACAACAGGAACAAAACTGAATCTGCTGCAGTTGGTTTTGAGTTTTACAGAAGTTTGAAGCAGATTTCTGGGATAATCTGAGTAATGCATATTTAGAAATAAATTTATTGACCTCTAACTAAAGTATATATTTTATTGTCCTGCAGGCAATGCTGGAtaaggagcaggaggagatggTGTCTGCTGCTCGTCGTCCTGAGCCCAGAAACTCAGACAGCTTTGACTTCGCCAACTACCACCCCATCAACGAGGTTGGTGCACAGTCACAGTGCTATCCAGTAAAAGCGTTAATAACACGTGCGACTATTGTTATAAATTGTTTCTTCTTAATTGTTTGTTCTAATGTAACAAAAAAAGTAATCAGGTAGTTGCAGTTGTAGAGTCAAGTGCGGAAATATTTCTGCAACCAATATAATCTAAACAAACCTTTGAAAGTTACTACGACATCCAGTAAATATTTGGAAGCAAACATATATCAAAATTTAAAGTCCCTCCATCCATTTTCTGGAGCTGAGTTAATGAAAGCAgactgagcaaagtattccagaggTCCCTCTCCCAAGCAAagttttccagctccttctggggGATCCCAAACCTTTATCAAGATGGATGAggtatataatccctccagcaaaTTTCAGGTCTATCCCGAAATCCTCCGAAGAAGAGCGCCCAGGAGTCATCCCGATCAGATACCTGAACCACctccacctcaactggctcgtTGCAGTGACTCTACTCCAAGTTCTCTCTGGATGTCTACACTCCTCACCCTGTCTCCAAGGTCGAGTCCAGCCAccctgtgggaaaaaaaaaattctgcttGAATGTGTGATCTTATTGTCTCAGTCTCTACCCGAAGCTCATAACCACAGTCGAGGGTTGAAATGCAGATTGACCGGCTCAGCTCTGTCTTCACCAAACAAGTCTGGTACAACATCTGCTGATGTGCCAGTCCACCCTTCGATCTCTCGTTTCATTTACAAATATCgtcacattggtcaccgacgtggaggactccagccatgaaactttgcagcccgaggatgaggtggcagcctacatggagttcaagacacatgttttcaccatccagtcaaagagacgtcTCCACCGCTGGATTTTGAATTCAGCAATTCAATATTTTCTGGCAGAGATCCATGGCCTCAGACTCTGAgatgctgactctcatcccaacctCCTCACATTCAactgcaaaccaccccagtgtGTGCTGAAGGTCATGTTCGGATGAAACCAACAgaatcacatcatctgcaaacagCAGAGAAATCCCCAAATTGGACACTCTCCTCATCTAGGCTGCATCTGAGATCCTGTCCACCAGCAGAATCTGTGACGAGTGACAACCCTGGCTGAGCCCAATATCCActgacagcacagaaacagctcTCACTCTGGTTACATAAGAACCGGATGGCTCGTGACAGTGGCCTCTGATGATGAGATAATGTTCTTATGTTGAAGCCTAAAATATGTCACTTCTACAACAAGTTTAAACTCACTTGAGATCAGACAGTGCTATACAGAATTATTTCATAAACCTACAGACCAGaaatttgtctttttgtctttggTTTAGATCTACGCCTTCCAGGACATGCTGGTGGCTGAGAATCCCAACCTGGTCAGCAAGATTGTAATCGGTCAGAGCTACCAGGGTCGTGACCTGAATGTGCTCAAGGTAAGTAAAACAGGCTGTCAAGCAAATGAAGGGTCCTAAACAATGATGAATGGCACGTTCTTGCCAAAAGGAAGAGATTTCTTTGTGCTGGACATAATGTGATGTCAAATAATCTTCAATAATCACAAGGAAAATCATAATCTGAACCATGTCTGGTCACTTCTCTTTTACTCTTTGTTTGActgctcctttcctttccttcgtCTTAGTTCAGCACTGGTGGAACCAACCGTCCCGCCATCTGGATCGACACTGGTATCCACTCCAGAGAATGGGTCACTCAGGCCAGCGGCACCTGGTTCGCCAAGAAGGTGCTTTGATAATTCtcactttgttttgggtttttcttCATGGTCTCTGGAGCCTCTGACCTCTAACCTGCTGCACTTCACATCATGTTCTTTACATATCTGTGAGTAGATTGTGACCGAGTATGGACGTGACCCCGCTCTCACCGCCATCCTCAACAAGATGGACATCTTCCTGGAGATTGTGACCAACCCTGATGGCTACTACTACACTCACAATAGCGTGAGTCTCTTAGAGCTTGATTATTTTTCACATCCTGCCATATTCAGTGTTTGATTGACAATATTCAGTCATAGTCTTTTTATTTCTTGACCTTGTTTTCATGACTCTGGCAATGAGATCATGTGAATATGAGCATGGCGTAAGTTTCCCATTTCCAGTTTTAGGGACATGCATACAAAGACTTGTCCTGACTTCTATATGCAGTGATATGCTTTGGACATTGATGAGGTCATGGTTTATGCAGGTGATACTAGAACCTTTCAGTTTTAAATGTAACATCTTCAGAGTCAAGACAAATAACAGTCGGAACTATTGGTGCAAATTAGCACAACCTGACAGGATGATAGAACCCAGCTTATATCTCGGTGTGTCTGtctcaattaaaaaaacaaagacaaataaattGAGAACTACATGAACACAAGCAAAGgtgaaaattaaatcaaaataataaataaaagtgaaaactTGTGACTCTGATGTTTTCAGAACCGTATGTGGCGTAAGACCAGGAAGCCCAACTCCGGCTCTAACTGTGTGGGAGTCGACCCCAACAGGAACTGGGATGCTGGTTTTGGAGGTAACATCATTCtaaaaaaacttattttttaaaactccaAACCTACCATGTATAGTAATTATCAGTgagggttttattttgttttaaaaccatCAATGATTGTATCAATTTTTTCTGACATGCATTAAAAGATTATTACGTGTAGTATTATCAGaccagttgccagaataaatgtaaatttctgtaaaccatggagatgttacatttgtacattattatgccGTGGATATGCTGAAACTTTAAGTTTCCACAATGTGTAGGTTAAcgtaggtttaggcacaaaaaacactttgttatgATTAGAAAAAGATCACGTCTTCGTTTAAAATATCTGCTTTTGTGTCATGTCTCTGGAAAAAACAAACGTGGGACTGTTCGCTAAAAAACTGTCACGTTTGGTggttaaaaagctgctggaagcgCAATGGTGATGCGCTACTAAACAACtggttttatttattcttcttgaacagtggattgccccctctgggttgggagagagttactgccccaactGAAGGAggtcaagtatctcagggtcttgttcacgagtgagggtagaatagAGCATGAGATAGATTGGCTGTGCCGgactgttgtggtgaaaagggagctagGATGGAAGGCAGAGCTTTTGATTTACCTACGtcccatctacgtcccaaccctcatctatggtcatgagctctgggtagtaaccaaaagaatgagatcacagatacaagtggccgaaatgagtttcctctgtggggtgtctgggctcagccttagagatagggggaggagctcggagtagagccgctgctcctttacgtcaaaaggggtcagttgaggtggttcaacatctgatcaggatcctcctgggcgcctcctgttagaggtgttccgggcacatccaactggtatGAGGCCCCGAGGcaaacccagaacacactggagggattatatatctcatctggtctgggaacatctcaaggtcctccaggaggagctggaaagtgttgctgggtagagggatgtctggaattCTTTGCTTAGCCTATTTCCCTCCGCAATCCCACCccggataagcagttgaaaatggatggatgga is part of the Epinephelus lanceolatus isolate andai-2023 chromosome 5, ASM4190304v1, whole genome shotgun sequence genome and encodes:
- the cpa5 gene encoding carboxypeptidase A5; this encodes MRVLLALTALFVAVLGKETFEGHQVLRIVAKDEGQLSLIKALEDMSEFELDFWRGVTDVSTPVDIRVPFHSLQSVKIHLEGQDIEYSVMIEDLQAMLDKEQEEMVSAARRPEPRNSDSFDFANYHPINEIYAFQDMLVAENPNLVSKIVIGQSYQGRDLNVLKFSTGGTNRPAIWIDTGIHSREWVTQASGTWFAKKIVTEYGRDPALTAILNKMDIFLEIVTNPDGYYYTHNSNRMWRKTRKPNSGSNCVGVDPNRNWDAGFGGPGASGNPCTETYRGPRAHSESEVKSIVDFVKSHRNFKAFISIHSYSQMLLYPYGYTRTPVKDQAELHSLAKKAITDLASLYGTRYRYGSIINTIYQASGGTIDWTYNQGIKYSYTFELRDTGRYGFVLPANQIIPTAKETWLALMAIMDHTFKNPY